The DNA sequence TCGAACAAGGTAAACTAATTGCCCTGATTGACACCACCGAATTGTATCTGAAAAAACTACAAACACAGGCTCAACTTGATGCCAGCGGAACAAAGAAACAAAACGTTTCGGCACAAATAAACGTGTTCAAAGAGCAAAAGAAAAATGTACTGACCACACAACAGCGCATCACCAAAATGTTTGCCGACAAAGCTGCAACGCAGCAACAGGTTGACGACATCAACGGACAAATGAATGTTCTGGACAAACAGATTTCGGCTACAAACACACAGTTTCAGCTAATCAGCAGCGAAATGGAAGTGGTTAAACGACAGTTGGATCTGATTAGCGAACAGTTGACGAAATGCCGCATCAAAAGCCCGATTAAAGGAACTGTATTGGAAACTTACCTTGAAAACGGCGAATTAGCTACTCCGGGTAAACCAGTCCTGAAAATGGCCGATTTAAGCAATCTGGAATTGAAAGTTTATATTTCGGGAGCGCAACTATCCAATGTTAAACTTGGGAATGAGGCTAAAGTGTTGATTGATTCGGATGCCAAAGAGATGCAAACCATGAGTGGCAAAATCACCTGGATTTCGTCGGAATCGGAATTCACACCCAAAATTATTCAGACCAAAGAGGAACGGGTAAAATTAATGTACGCGGTTAAAATTTTGGTCGCTAACGATGGCCGGCTGAAAATCGGAATGCCGGGAGAAGTGGTGTTCTAAAAAGCTATGAATTATGAGTTATAAGTTATGAGTATTAAACAAAACTCGTAACCCATTACTCGCAACCAAAACTGCCATGATTAATGTTCAAAATATAAGTAAATCATACAAAGACGTTCAAGCCGTTCGCAACATTTCGCTCGAAGTGCAAAAAGGCGAGCTGTTCGGACTGATTGGCCCTGACGGTGCAGGCAAAACAACCCTGATGCGCATCCTGATGACATTACTCATTCAGGATGAAGGCAAGGCCACAATGAACGGGCTCGATGTAATAAAGGATTACAAAAAAATCAGGAACATTGTTGGATATATGCCCGGACGTTTTTCACTTTACCAAGACTTGACAGTTGAGGAAAACCTGAACTTTTTTCCCACTGTTTTTAAAACTACAGTTGCCGAAAACTATGAACTGATCAAGGACATTTACATCCAGATCGAACCTTTCAAAAACCGTTTGGCCGGAAAACTTTCAGGAGGGATGAAACAAAAACTGGCATTGTCGTGTGCGCTTATTCATAAACCAGAAATTCTGATTTTGGACGAACCAACGACAGGAGTCGATGCCGTTTCGCGCAGAGAATTTTGGGATATGCTGAAAAAACTTCAGCACAAAGGAATTACCATTTTAGTATCGACACCCTACATGGACGAAGCAATGCTTTGCAACCGCGTGGCGCTTATGCAAAAAGGGAAGGTGCTGGATATTGACACTCCACAGAAACTGGTAGAAAACTATACACGAAAATTGTATGCCATAAAATCAATCGACATGCACCGGTTAATTCAGGATTTACGTTCGTTCGAAAAGACCGATTCGGCATTTGCATTCGGCCAATATTTGCATGTAACCGGAAAATCAGACGAAGTTGAAGCTACCGAATTCGAAAACTTTCTCCTGAAAAAAGAACATCAGAATTTAGAGGTTTTCGATATTCCTCCGACAATTGAGGATGTGTTTATGAATATGATGAATGAATAAATGATTTAACCACTAAGATCACGAAGAAAATCACAAAGAAACACCAAGTATAAATTGTTTTTTAATCTGTGAAAATCTGTGTCATCTGTGGTAAAACAAAGAAGATGGAAAAAGTAATTGAAGTACGCAATCTGGTTAAGAAATTTGGTTCGTTCGTTGCCAACGATCACCTGAATTTCGATGTGTATCAGGGCGAAATATTCGGCTTTCTGGGAGCGAACGGCGCCGGAAAAACAACGGCTATGAAGATTCTTTGCGGCCTCTCCTCTCCTACTTCCGGTCAGGTAAAGGTAGCTGGATTTAATATTTACAAGGAAACGGAAAAAGTGAAACGTAACATCGGCTACATGAGCCAGAAGTTTTCGCTGTACGAAGACATGACCATTGCCGAAAACATCCGGTTCTTCTCCGGAATTTATGGAATATCACCATCCGACCGGAAAGAAAAACAAGAGAAATTGCTAAAAGATCTGGGCCTCGAATCGGCCAAAGATTCATTGATTGGCTCGCTGCCATTGGGCTGGAAACAAAAACTGGCCTTTTCGGTAGCTATTTTTCACGATCCGAAAATCGTTTTTCTCGATGAACCAACCGGTGGCGTTGACCCCATTACCCGTCGCAAATTCTGGGATTTGATTTACGAAGCATCTGACCGCGGAATTACCATTTTTGTGACCACTCACTACATGGACGAAGCCGAATATTGCAACCGTGTTTCGATTATGAATGAAGGCCGCATTGAAGCGCTCGATACGCCTGAAAATCTAAAAAGGCAATTTGGCGCCAAGAATATGGACGAGGTTTTCCTGAAAATTGCCAGAAACGTAGAATAATATTGGATTGTATAGACGCGATGTATCGCGTCTATACCACCAAAAAGGAATAACAAATTATGAAACAATTTATAGGTTTTCTCCGGAAAGAATTTCTGCACATTTTTCGCGACCCACGAACAATGCTGATCATCTTTCTATTGCCAATCGTGCAACTGTTGCTGTTTGGAAAGGTTATCAATACTGATATTCAGAATTCGAAAATTGCCATTCTCGATCAGTCGCACGACAATACGACCCGCGAAATTACTTCGAAACTGATGTCCTCGGGCTATTTTGTATTGGGCGAAGAATTAATGCCCGGTGACGATGTGGAAGATGTTTTCCGAAAAGGAAAAGTAAAGATGGTGGTCTCTTTTGGAACCAATTTCGAGCAAACGCTGGAGCGCGACGGGAAAGCTGACGTCCAGCTTTTAGCCGATGCTTCCGATCCGAACACCGCGCGAATCCTGACTAATTACGCTTCAGGAATAATAAACGACTATGTAAAAAAAGAAAAGCTTCAAAACATCGAGCTACCAAACCAGATAAATACTGAAGTGCGAATGCTTTACAACGAAGGATTGAAAAGTGTGTACATGTTTGTACCCGGAATTATGGCCATGATCCTGATGCTGATTTCGGCCATGATGACCTCAATTTCGATTAGTAAAGAAAAAGAGCTTGGAACCATGGAAGTGTTGCTGGCCTCGCCGCTAAAACCGATCCAGATTGTTTTGGGAAAAGTTACGCCATACCTGTTATTGTCGTTCGTTAATGCACTGACAATAATCATCATAGGCGTATTCTTCTTTGGCGTTCCAATTAAAGGAAGCTTCTTTCTCCTGATGGCCGAAAGCTTCCTGTTTATCCTGATGGCGCTAAGTTTAGGAATCCTGATTTCGACCGTTGCACCCAACCAAATGGTTGCAATGTTCATTTCGGTATTGGCACTGATGCTTCCAACAATTATGCTTTCAGGGTTTATGTTCCCGATTGAAAATATGCCATTGCCGTTGCGCATCATCAGTCACGCCATGCCGCCAAGATGGTTTATTGTGATCATTAAAAACATCATGCTGAAAGGAACCGGAATTATGTATGTGTGGAAAGAAACACTGATTTTAATGTTTATGGCATTCGTATTTATTGCATTGAGTATTAAGAATTTCAAGATAAGATTGGAGTAAATGAAGTTCGGAGTGAACTAGAATTCGGAGTGCCTAGAGTTGAAAAATAGACAATAACCAATCAAATCTAAACACAATGGAAAATAAAGAATTTGCGAAACAACTGGAAAAAGAACAAAGGTCTTTGCAATAACGATTATAAAATTGTCTTCCTCCTTACCGAATACTCCTGAAGGACGCGTGATCAGGAATCAGATTACAAAATCAGGAACAAGCATTGGCGCAAACTACCGTGAGGCAAATAGGGCAAGAAGTAAGGCCGATTTTTCGAACAAAATTAGTATTGCCGAAAGCGAAGCCAGTGAAACGGCTTATTGGCTTGAAATTATTGAAGAACTAGCATGGGCTGAAATCCAAATGGTTCAGGCCGCCATGAAAGAAGCAAATGAATTACTGGCAATTTTTACATCAATTGGAAAAAATATGAAATAAATGAAGTTCGGAGTGAACTGGAATTCGCAGTGCCTAAAGTACTTCCGACATTTAACTCCAGGCACTCCGAACTCCGAACTTTAAACATTTTTTATGAAAACACTTTTTTACGTCATACAAAAAGAATTCATCCAGGTGAGGCGCAACAAAACGATGCTCCGGATGATCATTATGATTCCATTGTTGCAAATGCTGGTTTTGGTATTTGCTGCCACCTACGATTTGAAGAATGTCAATATATACCTGGTCGATAAGGACATGTCGTCAACCTCTCGCGAACTGGCGTCCAAACTGGATGCATCACCTTTTTTCACTATCAACAATACTTCGTTTAATCCCGACGACGGAGAAAAAGCGATTTTGGACAACAAAGATCACATGGTATTGGTCATTCCTCAAGGATTTGAACGCAACCTGATCCGCAACGACAAAGCCAGTTTGCAGTTGCTGGTAAATGCCATCGACGGGCAAGCCGCGCAGTTGGGCTATTCGTATGCTGCTTCGGTAATTCGCGACTTCAACAAAAATATTATTGCTGAATGGAAAGGGCTGCCCGAATTTAATGCACCTTACCAAATTAACTCAGTTTCGCGGTTCTGGTACAATTCGGAACTTGAGTACAAATGGTACATGGCGCCAGGCGTTCTTTGTATTTTGGTTACACTAATCGGTTTGTTTCTTTCGGGAATGAGCCTGGTAAAAGAAAAAGAACAAGGCACCATCGAACAATTGAATGTGACCCCGATACGAAAAATCCAGTTTTTGGCCGGAAAGCTGATTCCATTCGTTGTAATTGCCCTGTTCGACCTTTCCTTCGGACTTTTGATTGCCAAGTTGGTTTTCCATCTTCCTGTTGTTGGAAGCTTGTGGCTGGTTTTTGGCTTTGGGATGCTTTACCTGCTTGGTATTCTTGGACTTGGATTATTCGTTTCGACGCTGGCCGACACGCAGCAACAAGTGATGTTTGTAACTTACTTTTTCATGATGATCTTTATCCTGATGGGCGGCGTATTTACTCCGGTTGATAGTATGCCACATTGGGCGCAAATCGTCGACGAGGGCAATCCGATTTATCATTTCATTAGAGTCATGCGCATGGTGGTGTTAAAAGGATCGAACTTTGGAGACCTTATTCATGAATTTATTGCCATGAGCATTATCGGAATTACCTTTTTGAGCCTGGCAGTGTTGAGGTACCGAAAAACGGCCTGATGAAAGTGAGCAGTATTCAGTCTCAGTTTTCAAAAGGGAAAAGTCATTAGTCATTGGAAAAGATTTTCCAATGACTAATGACTTTTCCCTAATTATAGTTGTCCCGAATTCAGAATTGCATATAAAATAGCCAATCTGAGGCGGTAATCCGAGTAGCTCGCTCCGCTTACAGCATCAATCCGATTAAAATCTTGTTTTTCGAGCATTTGATTTTCGTAGCTCGGATACGCAATTGCCGGGGTGGTTCCACTTTGAAGCATCTGCTTACAATAAGCTTCGTCGTGTTGTTTACCATGACCATCTTTATGAATTTCATCGTAGTCAATCGAGATCATTTTCCCGCCTTTCATTTCAAAAGTCACTTCATGCCTGTACCCAAAATCATCAACCGGACTGGCTCCTTTGTAAGTTCCATCCTTCAGGCCCGAAACTAATCCGGGAAAATGGTTTTCATCGCAAATTTCCTTGAAAGCTGACCGGACTTTGTTCATGTCTGATCGTTCAATAATCCAATGAATTTTCTCAAGAATTGCAGATTTTTCCTGATCCTGATTTGATGGATGCGAAAATGAAGTGCAAACAATAAAGCACACAAAAAGAGGGGCTAAATAATTTTTCATGCATCGAATACGTTTTCGGTTAGTAATTGGGTATGATTCTTTGTTTTTATACTTTTGCCACACAAATTTAAGCCAACCATGATAAAACTAAACATATTGGGTATTTCCATTTTACTGACACTTCTTTGCGGAAATTCCCTTACTGCACAAAACACTAAAAATACCAACGGCAATATTCCAAAAATTGTGGTCGTGCTCTCGGTCGACCAAATGCGCACCGATTATCTTTCGAGGTACTGGAATAAATTTCAGGAAGGCGGATTTAAACGACTGATGAACGAAGGTGCAGTTTGCAGCAATGCACAACTCGATTTGCATGTCCAGAAAATCTCGACCGGAACTGCAACCATTTTTACAGGAGTTTATCCGGCGACTCACGGGATTGTGAGCGATAGCTGGTACGACCGACTGAAGAAGAAAGAAATTAACTGTATTGCCGACGATTATTACATCACAGTGGGCAGCGACTCGAAGGATGGCGAACGTTCGGCAACAAAACTTTTATCGCCAACTTTAGGCGACCTCATAAAAATAAATAACCGTAACAAGTCGAAAGTATTTAGTGTGGCGATGAACGACGTCAGTGCGGTGCTTTCGGCGGGTCATGCAGCCGATGGAGCTTACTGGTTCGATACTCAAAACGGCAACATGATTTCAAGTTCCTATTATGTCGATACATTTCCGGAGTGGGTGCGCCAATTCAACGAAAAAGGTTATGCAAAAACCTTTACCCAGCGCGACTGGACAACTTTATTACCCATCTCAAGTTATGAAGAAAGTTTACCCGATGACTATGTTCTTGAAAAAGGATATTACGACAAATGGAATACGTTTCCGTACAGCATGAAAAAACTCAAAGAAAAGGCTGTCAATTACAAATTTCTGAAAACCACTCCATTCGCGAACAACCTGGTGAGAGACTTTGCAACCAGTTTAATCTTAGCTGAAAACCTTGGGAAAGACGAATATCCAGATCTGTTGACACTTACGTTCTCGTCTATGGATTACGAAAACAATTCGTTTGGGCCAGCCTCAGTTGAAATGGAAGATACTTATTTGAGGCTGGATACTGACATCGCCTTGCTTTTGGATTTCCTGGATAAAACAATTGGCAAAGGCAACTCGTTTGTAGTTCTCACGTCCACATGCTCATCGAGCTATCCGGTTGATTATCTGAAAGAAGAGTTTCACATGCCGGTTGGCACATTTTCTCCTGAAAGCGCCATTGCCTTACTGAAGTCATTTCTGAATATTACCTACGGACAAGGGAACTGGATTGATGTTGTAGGCGACCAGCAAATCTATTTCAACCGTGAACTGCTTGAAAAGAAAAACGTTTCGCTGCAAGACATGCAGACCAAAACAGCGAATTTCATTAACCAGTTCGAAGGGATTAAGATTGCGTTGCCATCCACTTCATTCGAGCAGGGCGACTATTCAAAAGGACAGCTTGCAGTAATTGCCAATTCGTACAATTTTAAACGTTCAGGAGATGTACTGTATCAACTCGAAGATGGCTGGCAACCAGTTTATAAATACGAGCGAACTGTTTACAATGACAACTCCAACATTCCGTTCATCATGTATGGCAATGCCGTAAAGCATATGCAAATCCGGAAAAAGATTCAGGGAGAGGATATGGTTCCTACTGTTTTGGAGATTTTGCGCATCCCTATTCCTGACCATTGTTCAGGAAAGATTCTGGAAGATGTTTTATGGTAAACTTATCTGGGGAAAACACTGTAGTACAACTATAAAATCAGGATTTATCTGTAATTTTAAGCTTTCAGCAACAAAACATTCAGAACATGCTAATTACCTGATCTTTTTTATTGTGTTTAATACAAATTAGAAACAAATAAGAAATAATCAGTATTAAAAACTGTTATCTTTGATCGCAAATTTCGGAATAGATGGCCAACGACTGGAAAGATAGACTGGGAACAGTATACTCAACAAACCCAAATTTTCAATACGAGAGTGGTGATGACGGGGAGCAGGAAACGCTTCAGCCCAACAAACAGGATCTGCGGGTTCAACTCGACAAGAAACAACGAAATGGGAAGAAAGCTACCCTGATTACC is a window from the Aquipluma nitroreducens genome containing:
- a CDS encoding four helix bundle protein, whose product is MSSSLPNTPEGRVIRNQITKSGTSIGANYREANRARSKADFSNKISIAESEASETAYWLEIIEELAWAEIQMVQAAMKEANELLAIFTSIGKNMK
- a CDS encoding ABC transporter ATP-binding protein, encoding MINVQNISKSYKDVQAVRNISLEVQKGELFGLIGPDGAGKTTLMRILMTLLIQDEGKATMNGLDVIKDYKKIRNIVGYMPGRFSLYQDLTVEENLNFFPTVFKTTVAENYELIKDIYIQIEPFKNRLAGKLSGGMKQKLALSCALIHKPEILILDEPTTGVDAVSRREFWDMLKKLQHKGITILVSTPYMDEAMLCNRVALMQKGKVLDIDTPQKLVENYTRKLYAIKSIDMHRLIQDLRSFEKTDSAFAFGQYLHVTGKSDEVEATEFENFLLKKEHQNLEVFDIPPTIEDVFMNMMNE
- a CDS encoding HlyD family secretion protein — protein: MKKLQIIVLAFLVLGACKSGEKQSDAYGNFEAVETIVSSEMPGKLLIMDAKQGDLLEQGKLIALIDTTELYLKKLQTQAQLDASGTKKQNVSAQINVFKEQKKNVLTTQQRITKMFADKAATQQQVDDINGQMNVLDKQISATNTQFQLISSEMEVVKRQLDLISEQLTKCRIKSPIKGTVLETYLENGELATPGKPVLKMADLSNLELKVYISGAQLSNVKLGNEAKVLIDSDAKEMQTMSGKITWISSESEFTPKIIQTKEERVKLMYAVKILVANDGRLKIGMPGEVVF
- a CDS encoding ABC transporter permease, yielding MKTLFYVIQKEFIQVRRNKTMLRMIIMIPLLQMLVLVFAATYDLKNVNIYLVDKDMSSTSRELASKLDASPFFTINNTSFNPDDGEKAILDNKDHMVLVIPQGFERNLIRNDKASLQLLVNAIDGQAAQLGYSYAASVIRDFNKNIIAEWKGLPEFNAPYQINSVSRFWYNSELEYKWYMAPGVLCILVTLIGLFLSGMSLVKEKEQGTIEQLNVTPIRKIQFLAGKLIPFVVIALFDLSFGLLIAKLVFHLPVVGSLWLVFGFGMLYLLGILGLGLFVSTLADTQQQVMFVTYFFMMIFILMGGVFTPVDSMPHWAQIVDEGNPIYHFIRVMRMVVLKGSNFGDLIHEFIAMSIIGITFLSLAVLRYRKTA
- a CDS encoding ABC transporter ATP-binding protein, with the protein product MEKVIEVRNLVKKFGSFVANDHLNFDVYQGEIFGFLGANGAGKTTAMKILCGLSSPTSGQVKVAGFNIYKETEKVKRNIGYMSQKFSLYEDMTIAENIRFFSGIYGISPSDRKEKQEKLLKDLGLESAKDSLIGSLPLGWKQKLAFSVAIFHDPKIVFLDEPTGGVDPITRRKFWDLIYEASDRGITIFVTTHYMDEAEYCNRVSIMNEGRIEALDTPENLKRQFGAKNMDEVFLKIARNVE
- a CDS encoding alkaline phosphatase family protein, translating into MIKLNILGISILLTLLCGNSLTAQNTKNTNGNIPKIVVVLSVDQMRTDYLSRYWNKFQEGGFKRLMNEGAVCSNAQLDLHVQKISTGTATIFTGVYPATHGIVSDSWYDRLKKKEINCIADDYYITVGSDSKDGERSATKLLSPTLGDLIKINNRNKSKVFSVAMNDVSAVLSAGHAADGAYWFDTQNGNMISSSYYVDTFPEWVRQFNEKGYAKTFTQRDWTTLLPISSYEESLPDDYVLEKGYYDKWNTFPYSMKKLKEKAVNYKFLKTTPFANNLVRDFATSLILAENLGKDEYPDLLTLTFSSMDYENNSFGPASVEMEDTYLRLDTDIALLLDFLDKTIGKGNSFVVLTSTCSSSYPVDYLKEEFHMPVGTFSPESAIALLKSFLNITYGQGNWIDVVGDQQIYFNRELLEKKNVSLQDMQTKTANFINQFEGIKIALPSTSFEQGDYSKGQLAVIANSYNFKRSGDVLYQLEDGWQPVYKYERTVYNDNSNIPFIMYGNAVKHMQIRKKIQGEDMVPTVLEILRIPIPDHCSGKILEDVLW
- a CDS encoding translation initiation factor → MANDWKDRLGTVYSTNPNFQYESGDDGEQETLQPNKQDLRVQLDKKQRNGKKATLITGFVGKDEDLKELAKTLKTKCGVGGSAKDGEILIQGDFCNKVIEILKSANYKVKRSGG
- a CDS encoding ABC transporter permease; the protein is MKQFIGFLRKEFLHIFRDPRTMLIIFLLPIVQLLLFGKVINTDIQNSKIAILDQSHDNTTREITSKLMSSGYFVLGEELMPGDDVEDVFRKGKVKMVVSFGTNFEQTLERDGKADVQLLADASDPNTARILTNYASGIINDYVKKEKLQNIELPNQINTEVRMLYNEGLKSVYMFVPGIMAMILMLISAMMTSISISKEKELGTMEVLLASPLKPIQIVLGKVTPYLLLSFVNALTIIIIGVFFFGVPIKGSFFLLMAESFLFILMALSLGILISTVAPNQMVAMFISVLALMLPTIMLSGFMFPIENMPLPLRIISHAMPPRWFIVIIKNIMLKGTGIMYVWKETLILMFMAFVFIALSIKNFKIRLE